In Pelecanus crispus isolate bPelCri1 chromosome Z, bPelCri1.pri, whole genome shotgun sequence, the following are encoded in one genomic region:
- the MAPK4 gene encoding mitogen-activated protein kinase 4: MAEKCDCIASMYGYDLGCRFINFRPLGFGANGLVLSALDSKSCRKVAVKKITIGDARSMKHAFREIKIIRRLDHDNIVKVYEVLGPKGTNLRGDFFKFNVVYIVQEYMETDLARLLEQGKLTEEHAKLFMYQLLRGLKYIHSANVLHRDLKPANIFISTEDLVLKIGDFGLARIVDQHYSHKGYLSEGLVTKWYRSPRLLLSPNNYTKAIDMWAAGCILAEMLTGRMLFAGGHELEQMQLILETIPVIHEEDKEELLKVMPMFINSTWEVRKPLRKLLPEVDSEAIDFLEKILTFNPMDRLTAEMGLQHPYMSPYSCPEDEPVSQHPFRIEDEIDDILLMEANQSQMSNWDRYHVSLSSDLEWRHDKYHDMDEVQRDPRAGSESIAEEAQVDPRKYSQSSSERFLELSHSSMDRVFDADCGKSCDYKVGSPSYLDKLLWRDNKPHHYSEPKLILDLSHWKRATIAPAAELSLEEEPSNLFLEIAQWVKSTQVGLECPSPLPEIQERSLPSSPHHLHKEPTEVNSETDPEFDLDVFISRALKLCTKPEDLPDNKLSDINGACISEHPGEIVQTEVYQKERW, from the exons ATGGCAGAGAAGTGTGACTGTATCGCCAGCATGTACGGGTACGACCTGGGCTGTCGCTTCATTAATTTTCGCCCCTTGGGTTTCGGGGCCAACGGGCTGGTGCTGTCAGCCCTCGACAGCAAGAGCTGCCGCAAAGTGGCGGTGAAGAAGATCACCATCGGCGATGCGCGGAGCATGAAGCACGCTTTCCGGGAGATCAAAATCATCCGCCGCCTGGACCACGATAACATCGTGAAGGTGTACGAGGTGTTGGGGCCGAAGGGGACCAACCTGCGCGGGGATTTTTTCAAGTTTAACGTGGTGTACATCGTCCAGGAGTACATGGAGACGGACCTGGCgcggctgctggagcaggggaagctcaCCGAGGAGCACGCCAAGCTTTTCATGTACCAGCTGCTGCGGGGGCTGAAGTACATCCACTCGGCCAATGTCCTCCACCGCGACCTCAAGCCGGCCAATATTTTCATCAGCACGGAGGATCTGGTGCTGAAGATCGGCGACTTCGGGCTGGCCAGAATCGTGGATCAGCATTACTCGCACAAG ggTTACCTTTCCGAAGGCTTAGTAACAAAATGGTATCgctccccccgcctcctcctctCGCCAAACAACTACACCAAAGCCATCGATATGTGGGCGGCTGGCTGCATCCTGGCCGAGATGCTGACGGGAAGGATGCTCTTTGCTG GGGGTCACGAGCTGGAACAGATGCAGCTTATTCTGGAGACGATCCCCGTTATCCATGAGGAAGACAAAGAGGAGCTGCTCAAAGTGATGCCCATGTTCATCAACAGCACCTGGGAAGTGAGGAAGCCGCTGCGCAAGCTGCTTCCCGAAGTGGACAGCGAAG CTATTGATTTTCTGGAGAAGATACTGACGTTTAACCCTATGGATCGATTAACGGCTGAGATGGGTCTGCAGCATCCTTACATGAGTCCGTATTCCTGCCCCGAGGATGAACCAGTGTCTCAGCATCCGTTCCGGATTGAGGATGAGATTGATGATATTTTACTGATGGAAGCCAACCAGAGCCAGATGTCTAACTGGGACAG GTATCACGTAAGCCTCTCCTCTGATTTGGAATGGAGACACGATAAATACCACGACATGGATGAGGTTCAGCGGGACCCCCGGGCAGGGTCTGAATCCATCGCTGAAGAAGCACAGGTTGATCCACGGAAATACTCACAGAGCAGCTCAGAGAGGTTCTTGGAGCTATCCCACTCCTCCATGGACCGAGTATTTGATGCTGATTGTGGGAAATCGTGTGATTACAAAGTGGGCTCACCTTCCTACTTGGACAAATTGCTGTGGAGAGACAATAAGCCCCATCATTACTCAGAGCCCAAGCTAATTTTAGATTTATCCCACTGGAAAAGAGCAACCATAGCACCCGCAGCTGAGCTATCGCTGGAAGAAGAACCATCCAACCTCTTTCTGGAGATTGCTCAGTGGGTGAAGAGCACACAGGTGGGTCTCGAGTGTCCCAGTCCTCTTCCAGAGATTCAGGAACGGAGCCTGCCATCTTCTCCTCACCATCTCCACAAAGAACCCACAGAGGTGAACAGTGAAACAGACCCTGAGTTTGACTTGGACGTCTTCATCTCCAGGGCACTGAAACTTTGCACAAAACCCGAGGATCTTCCAGACAACAAGCTCAGTGACATCAACGGGGCCTGCATATCTGAGCACCCCGGTGAGATTGTACAAACAGAGGTGTACCAGAAAGAGCGATGGTGA